One window of the Triticum dicoccoides isolate Atlit2015 ecotype Zavitan chromosome 3B, WEW_v2.0, whole genome shotgun sequence genome contains the following:
- the LOC119275506 gene encoding mitochondrial arginine transporter BAC2-like: protein MEFWPEFLASSGGHEFVAGGVGGMAGVLAGHPLDTLRIRLQQPPRPVSPGITAARVTRPPSAVALLRGILRAEGPSALYRGMGAPLASVAFQNAMVFQVYAILSRSLDRRMSTSEPPSYTSVALAGVGTGALQTLILSPVELVKIRLQLEAAGRKRQGPVDMARDIMRREGLRGIYRGLTVTALRDAPSHGVYFWTYEYARERLHPGCRRTGQESLATMLVSGGLAGVASWVCCYPLDVVKSRLQAQTQTHPPSPRYRGVVDCFRKSVREEGLPVLWRGLGTAVARAFVVNGAIFSAYELALRFLVRNNGRQTLVMEEMKCHDH from the exons ATGGAGTTCTGGCCCGAGTTCTTGGCGAGCAGCGGCGGGCATGAGTTCGTGGCGGGAGGCGTTGGCGGCATGGCCGGCGTGCTGGCGGGCCACCCGCTGGACACGCTCCGCATCCGCCTGCAGCAGCCGCCGCGGCCCGTGAGCCCCGGGATCACCGCCGCGCGGGTGACGCGCCCGCCCTCCGCCGTCGCGCTGCTGCGCGGCATCCTCCGCGCCGAGGGCCCctccgcgctctaccgcggcatggGCGCGCCCCTCGCCTCCGTCGCCTTCCAG AATGCAATGGTCTTCCAAGTGTACGCAATCCTCTCGCGGTCGCTGGATCGACGGATGTCCACCTCCGAGCCTCCCTCCTACACAAGCGTGGCACTCGCCGGCGTGGGCACCGGGGCACTGCAGACGCTGATCCTGTCCCCCGTGGAGCTCGTCAAGATCAGGCTGCAgctggaggcggcggggcggaAGCGCCAGGGGCCGGTGGACATGGCCCGGGACATCATGCGGAGGGAGGGCCTGCGCGGCATATACCGCGGGCTCACGGTCACCGCGCTCCGGGACGCGCCGTCGCACGGCGTCTACTTCTGGACGTACGAGTACGCGCGGGAGCGGCTGCACCCGGGCTGCCGCCGCACAGGGCAAGAGAGCCTCGCCACGATGCTCGTGTCCGGTGGCCTCGCGGGGGTCGCCAGCTGGGTCTGCTGCTACCCGCTGGACGTGGTGAAGTCGCGGCTGCAGGCGCAGACGCAGACGCACCCGCCGTCGCCGAGGTACCGCggcgtcgtcgactgcttccgGAAGAGCGTGAGGGAGGAGGGGCTCCCGGTGCTGTGGCGCGGCCTCGGCACGGCCGTGGCGCGGGCGTTCGTCGTCAACGGCGCCATCTTCTCGGCCTACGAGCTGGCCCTGCGCTTCTTGGTGCGCAACAACGGCCGCCAGACGCTGGTAATGGAGGAGATGAAGTGCCATGATCACTGA